Proteins encoded within one genomic window of Cucumis melo cultivar AY unplaced genomic scaffold, USDA_Cmelo_AY_1.0 utg001900l, whole genome shotgun sequence:
- the LOC127147744 gene encoding uncharacterized protein LOC127147744, with amino-acid sequence MEFSPGAAELTTFLEGRITNFKTSLKVDEMGRVLSVGDGIARVYGLKEIQAGEMVEFSSGVKGIALNLENENVGIVVFGSDTAIKEGDLVKRTGSIVDVPAGKAMLGRVVDALGAPIDGRGALSDHERRRVEVKAPGIIERKSVHEPMQTGLKAVDSRGQRELIIGDRQTGKTAIAIDTILNQKQIHSTQFKCFALNLCFFLVRILPPISIFLSIGAEGREQIRGGWAVLIPLFFILLSMILFLNIRKGSFQKLKRGKIFFWILYLSLLSLTSICLYFLRFQFHTLFSTTICASLMITFFDNPSSSTYFDNPSSSEDSFALQVLSEPWPVTPNTAEETSLFNRIRRLERENCIFLLGKEPGLFWRESLKQPLDSFTTQKDYDGFIEFSKRDLEIRELKHSCYSRFLKIIENKADLVQNAACDPKSSFVYYLEEHRKELDSFEDELNVQERDKEEISFLLDFLKDLHKHGHQSYYVWEILRAPRWRDFLD; translated from the coding sequence ATGGAATTCTCTCCCGGAGCAGCAGAACTAACAACTTTCTTAGAAGGTAGAATTACGAACTTCAAAACGTCTTTGAAAGTGGATGAGATGGGTCGAGTCCTATCTGTAGGAGATGGAATTGCCCGAGTTTATGGATTGAAGGAGATTCAAGCTGGGGAAATGGTGGAATTTTCCAGCGGTGTCAAAGGAATAGCCTTAAATCTTGAGAATGAGAATGTAGGCATTGTTGTCTTTGGTAGTGATACCGCTATTAAGGAAGGAGATCTTGTCAAGCGCACTGGATCGATTGTGGATGTTCCGGCGGGAAAGGCTATGCTCGGGCGTGTGGTCGACGCCTTGGGAGCACCCATTGATGGAAGAGGGGCTCTCAGCGATCACGAGCGAAGACGTGTCGAAGTGAAAGCCCCTGGGATTATTGAACGTAAATCAGTGCACGAGCCTATGCAAACAGGGTTAAAAGCGGTGGATAGCCGGGGCCAACGAGAACTGATAATCGGGGACCGACAAACTGGAAAAACTGCTATAGCTATCGATACCATATTAAACCAAAAGCAAATTCACTCCACTCAATTCAAATGCTTTGCTTTGAACCTCTGTTTTTTTCTTGTTCGGATTCTGCCCCCTATTAGCATTTTTTTGTCTATCGGAGCAGAAGGCAGAGAACAAATCAGAGGAGGGTGGGCGGTTCTCATACCCCTCTTTTTCATACTTTTGAGTATGATCCTATTTCTGAATATTAGAAAAGGATCTTTTCAAAAACTCAAAAGAGGAAAAATCTTTTTTTGGATCCTCTATTTAAGCCTTCTCTCTTTGACCTCAATCTGCCTCTACTTTCTACGTTTTCAATTTCATACTCTTTTTTCTACTACTATTTGCGCCAGCCTTATGATCACTTTTTTTGATAATCCTTCTTCTTCGACTTATTTTGATAATCCTTCTTCTTCGGAGGATTCCTTCGCCCTCCAGGTCCTCTCGGAACCTTGGCCCGTGACTCCAAATACGGCAGAGGAAACCTCCCTTTTTAATCGAATCCGAAGATTAGAGAGGGAGAACTGTATTTTTCTCCTGGGAAAGGAGCCAGGGCTCTTCTGGCGGGAATCTTTGAAACAACCTCTGGATTCTTTTACAACCCAAAAAGACTACGATGGGTTCATAGAGTTCTCCAAACGAGATCTGGAGATTCGGGAACTCAAACACTCCTGTTATTCGAGATTTCTGAAAATTATAGAGAACAAGGCCGACCTCGTCCAGAACGCAGCCTGCGATCCCAAAAGTAGCTTTGTCTATTACTTGGAAGAGCACCGTAAGGAGCTGGACTCCTTTGAGGACGAGTTGAACGTACAAGAACGAGACAAGGAGGAAATCTCTTTTCTACTCGATTTCCTAAAAGATCTCCACAAACATGGACATCAGTCCTATTACGTTTGGGAGATCTTGAGGGCTCCTCGCTGGCGCGATTTTTTAGATTAA